A stretch of Castanea sativa cultivar Marrone di Chiusa Pesio chromosome 2, ASM4071231v1 DNA encodes these proteins:
- the LOC142624244 gene encoding uncharacterized protein LOC142624244 has protein sequence MVSGNLFHCRKNSWPPEEYISRTTLQLFDFDSAAPPEQAWRRRLNSHANILKEFSVTFTEAIKMVRLGIRLWSYIREEASHGRKAPIDPFTRESCKPSASQGVPLGGMGSGSISRGFRGEFRQWQIIPGICEASPVMANQFSIFISRDGGNKNFASVLAPGQHEGLGKAGDQGISSWGWNLSGQHSTYHALFPRAWTIYDGEPDPELKISCRQISPFIPHNYRESSLPTAVFVYTLVNTGRERAKVSLLFTWANSIGGISQLSGDHVNEPFIGEDGVSGVLLHHKTAKGNPPVTFAIAACETQNVSVTVLPCFGLSEGSRVTAKDMWGRMVKDGQFDRENFNSGPSIPSSPGETACAAVSASAWVEPHGKCTVAFALAWSSPKVKFLKGSSYHRRYTKFYGTSERAAQDLVHDALTNYKRWEEDIEIWQNPILNDPRLPEWYKFTLFNELYFLVAGGTVWIDSESSTSNMRNDQHQLVEVENTDVIVTDAKVDGRQDAVIEHTTDSSGVKDKDEAVIANCSSKNESVVPPKKRYSNCSLHPFKMLDPQNENDDVGRFLYLEGVEYIMWCTYDVHFYASFALLELFPKIELNIQRDFAKAVLSEDGRKVKFLAEGNCGIRKVRGAVPHDLGTHDPWNEMNAYNIHDTSKWKDLNPKFVLQVYRDFAATGDMSFGVDVWPAVRTAMEYMEQFDKDNDGLIENDGFPDQTYDAWTVHGVSAYCGCLWLSALQAAAAMAFELGDRSFAEKCKRNFLRAKQSFEEKLWNGSYFNYDSGSSSNSKSIQADQLAGQWYTASSGLPSLFDDFKIKSALMKIYDYNVMKVKGGRMGAVNGMHPNGKVDESCMQSREIWSGVTYGVAATMILAGMEEEAFTTAEGIFIAGWSEEGYGYWFQTPEGWTIDGHFRSLIYMRPLSIWGMQYALSLPKAILEAPKINVMDRIDISPGSGKSSHNETGVRKIAKKASCLGNSVFHCAC, from the exons ATGGTTAGCGGGAATTTGTTTCACTGTAGAAAAAATTCATGGCCGCCCGAGGAATATATCAGCAGAACCACTTTGCAATTG TTTGATTTTGATAGTGCTGCCCCTCCAGAACAAGCCTGGAGAAGGAGATTAAACAGCCATGCTAATATTCTCAAAGAATTTAGTGTCACATTTACAGAAGCAATAAAGATG GTTCGGCTGGGTATACGTTTGTGGTCATATATTAGGGAAGAGGCTTCTCATGGAAGG AAAGCACCTATTGATCCTTTCACCCGAGAAAGTTGTAAGCCATCAGCATCTCAAGGGGTTCCGCTTGGGGGGATGGG AAGTGGCAGCATATCTAGAGGTTTTAGAGGCGAGTTTAGGCAATGGCAAATTATTCCTGGTATATGCGAAGCTTCTCCTGTCATGGCCAATCAATTCTCT ATTTTTATATCAAGAGATGGtggaaacaaaaattttgcTTCTGTTTTGGCTCCAGGCCAACATGAGGGGCTGGG GAAAGCTGGTGATCAGGGTatatcgtcatggggctggaatCTCAGTGGCCAGCATTCTACATACCATGCTCTGTTTCCTAGGGCATGGACAATATATGATG GTGAACCGGACCCAGAGCTGAAAATATCTTGTCGACAAATATCACCCTTCATACCACATAATTATAGAGAGAGCAGTCTTCCTACTGCTGTTTTTGTTTACACG TTGGTTAACACTGGCCGGGAAAGGGCTAAAGTCAGCCTTCTCTTTACGTGGGCG AATTCAATTGGTGGAATCTCGCAGTTGTCAGGAGATCATGTGAATGAACCATTTAT TGGCGAAGATGGAGTCTCTGGTGTACTTCTTCATCACAA GACTGCAAAAGGGAACCCTCCTGTTACTTTCGCAATAGCTGCATGTGAAACTCAGAACGTAAGTGTGACTGTTCTTCCATGTTTTGGGCTGTCTGAAGGAAGTCGCGTTACGGCAAAGGACATGTGGGGTAGAATGGTTAAG GATGGGCAATTTGATCGAGAGAACTTCAATTCTGGACCAAGCATTCCCTCTTCGCCTGGAGAGACAGCCTGTGCTGCAGTTTCTGCCTCCGCATGGGTGGAACCTCATGGGAAGTGCACTGTTGCCTTTGCTCTTGCATGGTCATCtccaaaagtaaaatttttgaagGGCAGCTCATACCATAG GAGGTACACAAAATTTTATGGCACATCTGAAAGAGCTGCCCAGGATTTGGTGCACGATGCTCTGACTA ATTATAAGCGGTGGGAAGAGGATATAGAGATTTGGCAAAATCCTATCCTGAATGATCCAAGGCTACCAGAGTG GTATAAGTTCACATTATTTAATGAGCTGTACTTCCTTGTTGCTGGCGGAACAGTTTGGATTG ATTCTGAATCATCAACTTCAAACATGAGAAATGATCAGCATCAATTGGTAGAAGTGGAAAACACAGATGTCATAGTGACTGATGCCAAGGTGGATGGCAGACAAGATGCAGTTATTGAGCATACTACAGATAGTTCTGGAGTGAAAGACAAAGATGAAGCAGTGATTGCAAATTGTTCCAGCAAAAATGAGTCTGTGGTTCCTCCAAAAAAGAGATACTCCAACTGCTCTTTGCATCCCTTCAAAATGCTGGACcctcaaaatgaaaatgatgatGTTGGAAGGTTTTTGTACTTGGAAGGAGTGGAATACATCATGTGGTGCACATATGATGTGCACTTCTATGCTTCATTTGCACTTCTTGAGCTGTTTCCCAAGATTGAACTCAATATACAGCGTGATTTTGCGAAAGCTGTCTTATCTGAGGATGGAAGAAAAGTAAAGTTTCTGGCAGAGGGAAATTGTGGAATTCGTAAGGTTAGAGGAGCTGTTCCACATGATCTGGGAACACATGATCCATGGAATGAGATGAATGCATATAATATTCATGATACAAGCAAATGGAAAGATCTGAATCCGAAGTTTGTGCTTCAGGTGTATAGAGACTTTGCTGCAACAGGGGATATGTCATTTGGAGTTGATGTTTGGCCTGCTGTTCGTACTGCCATGGAATACATGGAACAGTTTGATAAGGACAATGATGGTCTCATTGAGAATGATGGGTTCCCCGATCAAACATATGATGCTTGGACAGTTCATGGTGTGAGTGCTTACTGTGGATGCTTGTGGCTTTCCGCACTTCAAGCTGCAGCTGCAATGGCCTTTGAACTTGGGGACCGAAGTTTTGCTGAAAAGTGCAAGAGAAACTTTTTGAGGGCCAAACAATCATTTGAGGAAAAATTATGGAATGGTTCTTATTTTAACTATGATAGTGGGTCAAGTAGCAATAGTAAATCTATACAAGCTGATCAACTAGCAGGGCAATGGTATACAGCATCCTCAGGCTTGCCTTCACTTTTTGATGATTTCAAGATCAAAAGTGCTCTCATGAAAATCTATGATTACAATGTAATGAAAGTTAAAGGAGGCAGAATGGGTGCTGTAAATGGGATGCATCCCAATGGAAAGGTGGACGAGTCTTGCATGCAGTCTCGTGAAATATGGTCTGGTGTCACCTATGGTGTGGCAGCTACAATGATCCTAGCTGGAATGGAGGAGGAGGCCTTTACAACTGCTGAAGGTATTTTTATTGCGGGATGGTCAGAAGAAGGATACGG ATATTGGTTCCAGACTCCAGAGGGATGGACAATTGATGGGCACTTCCGATCTCTTATATACATGAGGCCACTCTCAATTTGGGGTATGCAATATGCGTTATCACTGCCCAAGGCAATTCTTGAGGCCCCTAAGATCAATGTAATGGACAGAATTGACATATCTCCTGGTAGTGGAAAATCCTCTCATAACGAAACAGGTGTTAGAAAGATAGCAAAGAAAGCAAGTTGCCTTGGAAATTCTGTGTTTCACTGTGCTTGCTAA